A genomic segment from Dendropsophus ebraccatus isolate aDenEbr1 chromosome 7, aDenEbr1.pat, whole genome shotgun sequence encodes:
- the SLC26A1 gene encoding sulfate anion transporter 1, which yields MKSESEENQLEEQPISNHIHLERRANNSVKISKSLKNKLRKNCTCTTRKVKETVTGFFPVIRWLPKYKFKENVWGDVMSGLIIGIILVPQAIAYSLLAGLKPIYSLYTSFFANIIYFIMGTSRHVSVGIFSLLSLMVGQVVDREVLLAGFDLDDDVLKNIKVGNATDIIMNVTTVNITLGPLNIECGKECYAISIAAALTFMAGIYQILMGIFRLGFLSIYLSEPMLDGFATGASLTILTAQVKYLLGIKIPRSPGIGMLITTWINIFKNIHSTNFCDVVTSAICIVVLVAAKELGDRYKDKIKIPLPTELVVIVVATLVSHYCNLNELYASSVSGVIPTGFIPPKVPDFSLMGKIAVDAIPLAVVSFAFTISLSEMFAKKYAYTVEANQEMFAIGFCNVIPSFFHCFATSAALAKTLVKTSTGCKTQVSSVVSAIVVLLVLLFFAPLFYSLQKCVLACIIIVSLRGALRKFKDLPAQWRLNKVDAVVWSVTVASSALISTEMGLMVGVIFSMLCLIVRTQIPHTATLSHIQDTAFYEDGDRYQNLRPIPKIKIFRFESPLYYANKDYFLKSLYKKVDMNPSLEIIRRKKMEKKLRKQKGKKQGENMKNSDNNDIHIELVSKKNDLETIILDCSSIAFLDTSGINAFKGVLKDYKELQISVLLACCNTSVIDALCRGGYFGKHDKDIHKMLFYNIHDAVQFARGNQLAITDSTV from the exons ATGAAAAGTGAGAGTGAAGAAAACCAACTAGAGGAACAACCAATCTCCAACCACATACATCTAGAAAGAAGAGCAAATAACAGTGTGAAGATCTCAAAGTCATTAAAAAACAAATTAAGAAAGAATTGCACGTGTACTACTAGAAAAGTCAAGGAGACCGTCACAGGTTTTTTCCCTGTAATTCGATGGCTTCCAAAATACAAATTCAAGGAAAATGTTTGGGGAGATGTCATGTCAGGTTTGATAATAGGTATTATACTGGTGCCGCAAGCTATCGCTTATTCCCTCTTAGCAGGTCTGAAGCCCATTTACAGCTTGTACACATCTTTCTTTGCCAATATCATTTATTTCATAATGGGGACCTCTCGACATGTGTCTGTGGGCAttttcagcttgctcagcttgATGGTTGGTCAGGTTGTAGATAGAGAAGTATTACTGGCGGGGTTTGACCTGGACGATGATGTCCTCAAGAACATAAAAGTTGGAAATGCAACGGATATCATCATGAACGTAACAACAGTTAATATTACACTTGGCCCATTGAACATTGAATGTGGAAAGGAATGCTACGCCATCAGTATCGCAGCAGCACTGACATTTATGGCCGGAATATACCAG ATTCTCATGGGTATATTCCGTCTGGGATTTCTGTCTATATATCTATCAGAGCCCATGTTGGATGGCTTTGCGACAGGAGCATCACTAACCATTTTAACAGCACAAGTGAAATATCTTCTGGGAATAAAGATCCCCCGAAGCCCAGGTATTGGGATGCTGATCACAACATggattaatatttttaaaaatattcacAGTACAAATTTTTGCGACGTGGTGACAAGTGCTATATGCATCGTTGTGTTAGTTGCTGCCAAAGAGCTTGGAGATCGCTACAAGGACAAAATTAAGATCCCTCTTCCGACAGAACTAGTTGTGATTGTAGTGGCTACACTTGTATCACACTACTGCAACCTAAATGAACTATATGCTTCAAGTGTCTCTGGTGTAATTCCAACGGGATTCATACCACCAAAAGTGCCCGATTTTAGTCTAATGGGTAAAATAGCCGTGGACGCCATTCCTCTTGCAGTTGTCAGCTTTGCATTCACCATTTCTTTGTCAGAAATGTTTGCCAAGAAGTATGCGTATACTGTGGAAGCCAACCAGGAGATGTTTGCCATTGGATTCTGCAATGTTATTCCATCTTTTTTCCATTGTTTTGCTACCAGTGCTGCATTAGCCAAGACCCTAGTAAAAACCTCTACAGGGTGTAAGACTCAAGTTTCCAGTGTTGTAAGTGCAATTGTGGTACTTTTAGTTCTTCTATTCTTTGCACCATTATTTTATTCCCTACAAAAATGTGTACTAGCCTGTATAATAATTGTGAGTTTACGGGGGGCACTCAGGAAATTTAAAGACTTGCCGGCACAATGGCGCCTAAACAAAGTAGATGCAGTTGTGTGGAGTGTCACCGTGGCTTCCTCTGCATTAATCAGCACAGAAATGGGTCTCATGGTAGGCGTCATCTTTTCCATGCTATGCCTTATTGTGCGCACTCAGATACCTCATACTGCCACGCTcagtcacatacaggacactgcatttTATGAGGATGGTGATCGATACCAAAATCTTCGCCCTATTCCGAAAATCAAGATTTTCCGCTTTGAATCTCCTCTTTACTATGCAAACAAAGACTACTTTCTGAAGTCTCTGTACAAAAAGGTAGACATGAATCCCAGCCTCGAAATTATCAGACGGaagaaaatggagaaaaaactaaggaaacagaaaggaaaaaaacaaggcGAAAATATGAAAAACTCGGATAACAACGATATACATATAGAGCTTGTGAGCAAGAAAAATGACTTGGAAACTATTATTCTGGATTGTTCTTCCATAGCATTTCTAGACACATCCGGCATCAATGCTTTTAAGGGAGTTTTGAAAGATTACAAAGAGCTACAGATCAGTGTTCTTCTGGCTTGCTGCAATACGTCCGTCATTGATGCCCTATGCAGAGGGGGTTACTTTGGCAAACATGACAAGGATATTCATAAGAtgctcttttataacatacaTGATGCTGTTCAATTTGCAAGAGGGAACCAGTTGGCCATAACAGATTCTACTGTGTAG